The following proteins are encoded in a genomic region of Mycobacterium sp. 155:
- the mycP gene encoding type VII secretion-associated serine protease mycosin, with product MFSAPPAWAIDPPVIDPVAVPPDQLGPDEPTEQRYECKGPTVMPNSNFADKPWANTYLRIADAQKFATGAGVTVAVIDTGVNGSPRVPAQPGGDFVDAGGNGMSDCDAHGTLTASIIAGRPSPTDGFVGVAPDARILSLRQTSGMFQPKGAQRDLNNPNDTPTAGSIRSLARSIVHAANIGAQVINISEAACYKVTRRIDESTLGAAINYAVSVKNVVILVAAGNTGGDCTQNPPPDPSVPSDPRGWGKVQTIVSPAWYDPMVLTVGSIAENGQPSNFSMSGPWVGAAAPGENLTALGYDGQPVNAVADQDGPKPLFGTSFSVAYVSGLAALLKQRFPDLTAAQIINRITATARHPGGGVDNYVGAGVIDPVAALTWEIPSGPANAPMQVKEVPPPVHIPPPDRGPITIVVAIGVGLAFVLGVGAMARRALRRRR from the coding sequence CGAGTGCAAGGGCCCCACGGTCATGCCGAACTCGAACTTCGCAGATAAGCCGTGGGCGAACACCTACCTCCGGATCGCCGACGCGCAGAAGTTCGCAACGGGCGCCGGGGTAACTGTGGCCGTCATCGATACCGGCGTCAACGGTTCGCCACGCGTGCCCGCCCAACCCGGCGGTGATTTCGTCGACGCCGGCGGCAACGGCATGTCCGACTGCGATGCCCACGGAACCCTGACCGCGTCCATCATCGCCGGACGCCCGTCACCCACCGACGGTTTCGTCGGTGTCGCACCCGATGCCCGAATCCTGTCGCTGCGCCAGACCTCGGGGATGTTCCAGCCCAAGGGTGCTCAGCGGGACCTGAACAACCCGAACGACACCCCTACCGCCGGGTCGATCCGCAGCCTGGCCCGGTCCATCGTGCATGCCGCCAACATTGGGGCGCAGGTGATCAACATCAGTGAGGCCGCCTGCTACAAAGTCACCCGACGTATCGACGAGTCAACTCTGGGCGCCGCAATAAACTACGCGGTCAGTGTCAAGAATGTGGTGATCTTGGTGGCCGCCGGAAACACCGGCGGCGACTGCACGCAGAACCCGCCGCCAGACCCATCGGTTCCCTCCGATCCCCGGGGATGGGGGAAAGTTCAGACCATCGTCAGCCCCGCCTGGTATGACCCGATGGTCCTGACCGTCGGCAGCATCGCCGAGAACGGTCAGCCAAGCAACTTTTCGATGTCCGGTCCCTGGGTGGGTGCCGCAGCACCCGGTGAGAACCTCACCGCGCTCGGGTACGACGGTCAGCCGGTCAACGCCGTCGCCGACCAGGACGGTCCCAAACCCCTGTTCGGAACGTCGTTTTCGGTTGCCTACGTGTCAGGTCTAGCTGCACTGCTCAAGCAGCGCTTCCCGGATCTCACCGCCGCGCAGATCATCAACCGGATCACCGCCACTGCCCGGCATCCCGGCGGTGGCGTAGACAACTATGTCGGGGCCGGGGTCATCGACCCCGTCGCCGCGCTCACGTGGGAGATCCCCAGCGGCCCGGCCAATGCCCCCATGCAGGTCAAGGAAGTGCCGCCGCCGGTGCACATCCCACCGCCGGACCGTGGGCCGATAACGATCGTCGTCGCCATCGGTGTCGGCTTGGCCTTCGTCCTCGGCGTCGGCGCCATGGCTCGGCGCGCATTGAGGCGACGCCGATGA
- the eccE gene encoding type VII secretion protein EccE: protein MNILRQFGFRFSTGHAIWAAALIPACVALCLHFHLLWLGITLAALAAVFSMLTIRGRRLTGWVAAVVSWRRRHRTTPDPASEPAVGSTVLPGDHVAVRWQGEYLISVIELVPRPFTPTVIVNGTAVTDDIVSSKLVEDLLLAHCPDLEADIVSSGHRVGRTAPASLVALYEQVVGPYPAPANRRTWVVLRANPDTTQRSAQRRDSGVSGLARYLVASTTRIADQLASHGIDAQCCRSFDDYDKATEISFEQEAWSVIKGRSTFTAAYSAPGGPDVWWSARADHTTTRVRVIPGMAPINTVLLTTLANPTTPRGFSCLFGGQRAALQGISPVADKHYEIPIGSAGVLIGETADRYPVYMPFDNIDVSINLGDARLFTQFLIRSAAAGAVITLSPQFREFASLINGRVGRVPRVAWPHATTYLGPHQGVGRVILRPNFIDTPRHRQLPIQLINPREESRYQMALEQ from the coding sequence ATGAATATACTGCGCCAGTTCGGTTTTCGGTTCAGCACCGGCCACGCCATCTGGGCTGCGGCACTGATCCCCGCGTGCGTGGCGCTCTGCCTGCACTTCCACCTGCTGTGGTTGGGGATCACGCTCGCCGCGCTCGCCGCGGTGTTCTCAATGCTGACGATCCGCGGGCGACGGCTCACCGGTTGGGTCGCAGCCGTCGTCTCTTGGCGCCGGCGGCACCGCACCACCCCCGATCCGGCATCCGAGCCTGCGGTGGGCTCGACCGTGCTGCCCGGCGATCACGTCGCGGTGCGGTGGCAGGGCGAGTATCTGATCTCCGTGATCGAGCTGGTGCCACGGCCGTTCACCCCGACGGTGATCGTCAACGGCACAGCCGTTACCGATGACATCGTCAGCAGCAAGCTCGTCGAAGATCTGCTACTCGCGCACTGCCCTGACCTTGAGGCCGACATCGTATCGTCCGGCCATCGAGTGGGCCGCACAGCACCGGCCAGTCTGGTGGCGCTCTACGAGCAGGTGGTGGGGCCCTACCCTGCGCCAGCGAACCGGCGTACCTGGGTTGTGTTGCGCGCGAATCCCGATACGACGCAACGTTCTGCGCAGCGACGCGACTCGGGGGTGTCGGGCCTGGCGCGGTATCTGGTGGCGTCGACGACGCGAATCGCCGATCAACTGGCCAGCCATGGGATCGACGCCCAATGCTGCCGCAGCTTCGATGACTACGACAAGGCCACTGAAATCAGTTTCGAGCAGGAAGCCTGGTCGGTCATCAAGGGCCGCAGTACTTTTACCGCTGCCTACAGTGCTCCGGGTGGCCCTGACGTGTGGTGGTCGGCACGAGCCGATCACACCACCACGCGGGTGCGGGTCATTCCCGGCATGGCGCCGATCAACACGGTGCTGCTGACAACGTTGGCCAATCCCACCACTCCGCGCGGGTTTTCGTGTCTGTTCGGTGGCCAGCGGGCGGCGCTGCAGGGCATCAGCCCGGTGGCCGACAAGCACTACGAAATCCCGATCGGATCGGCCGGTGTGCTTATCGGCGAGACCGCCGACCGCTACCCGGTGTACATGCCGTTCGACAACATCGATGTCAGCATCAACCTCGGTGACGCGCGGCTCTTCACCCAGTTTTTGATCCGTTCGGCAGCCGCCGGTGCGGTGATCACACTCAGCCCACAGTTCCGCGAGTTCGCGTCGTTGATCAACGGCCGAGTCGGACGTGTGCCCCGGGTGGCCTGGCCCCATGCCACGACCTACCTCGGCCCGCATCAGGGAGTCGGACGAGTCATCTTGCGGCCCAACTTTATTGATACACCCCGGCACCGGCAGCTGCCGATCCAGCTGATCAATCCGCGTGAAGAGAGCCGTTATCAAATGGCGCTGGAACAGTAG
- a CDS encoding YbaB/EbfC family nucleoid-associated protein — protein MTDGMHPEVAAVLQKAQQLQALMDDQLHKMNTETFTAADETNTVEVTLNGHHHLKSVFIEEGLFRLGAATVEQRLNEALHKATTQASASITADRERLDHTVAALTQHE, from the coding sequence ATGACCGACGGCATGCACCCCGAAGTCGCCGCAGTCCTACAAAAAGCACAACAACTGCAAGCCCTCATGGACGACCAACTACACAAAATGAACACCGAAACCTTCACCGCCGCAGACGAAACCAACACCGTCGAAGTGACATTGAACGGACATCACCACCTCAAATCCGTCTTCATCGAAGAAGGCCTCTTCCGCCTAGGCGCCGCCACCGTCGAACAACGCCTCAACGAAGCACTCCACAAAGCCACCACCCAAGCATCAGCCTCCATCACCGCCGACCGCGAACGACTCGACCACACAGTCGCCGCCCTCACCCAACACGAATAG
- a CDS encoding YbaB/EbfC family nucleoid-associated protein gives MTDGMHPEVAAVLQKAQQLQALMDDQLHKMNTETFTAADETNTVEVTLNGHHHLKSVFIEEGLLRLGAATVEQRLNEALHKATTQASASITADRERLDHTVAALTQHE, from the coding sequence ATGACCGACGGCATGCACCCCGAAGTCGCCGCAGTCCTACAAAAAGCACAACAACTGCAAGCCCTCATGGACGACCAACTACACAAAATGAACACCGAAACCTTCACCGCCGCAGACGAAACCAACACCGTCGAAGTGACATTGAACGGACATCACCACCTCAAATCCGTCTTCATCGAAGAAGGCCTCCTCCGCCTAGGCGCCGCCACCGTCGAACAACGCCTCAACGAAGCACTCCACAAAGCCACCACCCAAGCATCAGCCTCCATCACCGCCGACCGCGAACGACTCGACCACACAGTCGCCGCCCTCACCCAACACGAATAG